The Mustelus asterias chromosome 30, sMusAst1.hap1.1, whole genome shotgun sequence DNA segment ATGGAGGGACTTGAGAAGACACATGAGAATTTTACACTGTGTTATTGTTTAACCGGTGGGTCAGCAAGGGCAAGTTGATTGGTGAGTGAATGGGAATCCGTGCAGAGGATATAGGCAGCAGGGATGCTGTTGAGTCACTCCAACCACTGCTTGATCTCTGAAACCCGGAGTTCAAGTTTCTGCAACTGACAGCACTTCCTGTACATGTCGTCATCCAGGACACCGGTTGTGTCTATGACTTTGCACATATTACAGGACATGCATTCCACTCGACTGAGCTGCCCTGTCATGTCTTAGCTTTATTTCTCTTGCGTTAATCAATTCTATTTTGAATTATTTCTattagtcaggatggtgtgtgacttagagCGGAACTTGGAAGTGATGGTGTTCACATACACCTGCTACTCTGGTCCTTCtggatgttgaaggctgagcgttTGAGAGTACTGGAAGAAAGAatattaccttgcattaagttgatctttctctacaccctagctatgactgtaacagtacattctttcatttccttctctagcctgcaagaaacaatacttttcactgtatgttaatagatgtaacaataataaatcaaatcaaatattacttCTATATGTAGGCCATAACTTTTCCTTATTCCAGGTGCGAgatttttgggcggcacggtagcacagttatgggcggcacggtagcacagtggttagcacggctgcttcacagctccagggtcccgggttcgattcccggctcgggtcactgtctgtgtggagtttgcacattctcctcgtgtctgcgtgggtttactccgggtgctccggtttcctcccacagtccaaagatgtgcgggttaggttgattggccaggttaaaaaaaaattgccccttagagtcctgggatgcgtaggttagagggattagcgggtaaatatgtgggggtagggcctgggtgggattgtggtcggtgcagactcgatgggccgaatggcctccttctgcactgtagggtttctatgatttctatgatttctatgattttttaaaCACTGTCTTTTATACTGAGCACCAACCAGCCAACTGGCCAGTTTGCTGTGATCACACGTATCTTGTTAGCTCACTGCAGGCTTAACGCAGCTGAAATATCAAATAACTAGCCTCTTCccctgcagcagggcaagaccactTTTTGAATGGTGAAAAATGTTATAGAAAGCAAAAGAGCACCTTTTTTCCCGTATGTAGAGAACCCCACTCTGATCCAAATCCCCAAATATCCTCTGACTGTGTCACGCTCAGGATCAGGTCTCTCTCACTGCTCGTGCACCACTTACTGATGCAGATTCATGCTTGGGAGTTCAGCGTGGGATAAAATATGACACCAAATTTGTGAACAGCTGaggagagttgtcagggagagggatggagtctgaATCTAGGGAGTGGTATTTGTAGCGGGGACTGAAGATCTTCAAacttcccaatatttaaatagaggaaatttctgttcatccagaactggttgtcagacaagtcaggatggtctgtgACTTAGAGCGGAAcgtggaggtgatggtgttcaccTGCACCTGCTACTccggtccttctaggtggtggaggctgagggtTTGAGAGATACTGGAAGAGACCTCCTCAAGTTGTAGAGGCATAATATTCTACACCttcctgttctccctccccctctttctatccctctctctctgtctctctcatccaTAGAAGCTAGAGTCATGTGTAGGTAGACACGGGGTGGCAGGTTCTCTTGCCTGAATGACATGAGTGATCCAGTTGTGTTTTCACAACAATCCTGcagctttcatggtcactttttcccagTGCTGGTCTCACATATTACCTGatacattcagctcaatttcacaacctgcctttatgatttgtgggttctctctcactcactttttttctgttttaaatcaatttcacagggtatcagaaggggaggatttgcagtcaggaaactAAAACCAAACATCATatcaagatctgacagagtcacccaaTTTATCGTAATCTGCCTATcgttggattttgaacatggaaggaaaaagcaccgttcacagtggggagaaaccatacacgtgttctgtgtgtggacgagaatTCAGCCAATCATCTTACCTGTCAGAACATAAATGCCGTCACAacagggagaaactgtggaaatgtaaagattgtgggaagggattcaaatcccCATCAGAGTTGGAAATTCATctgcgcagtcacactggggagagaccattctcctgctccgagtgcgggaagggattcactaagttATCCAACCTGGTAGCACACCAGCAAAGCCACACTGAAGAGacaccgttcatctgctctgactgtgggaagggattcactcggtcatcttaCTTGCTgctacaccggcgagttcacaccggggagtgGCCGTACACCTGCTCcacgtgtgggaaaggattctctCGGTTGTCGGATCGTTTGATACATgagcgaattcacacaggggagagaccgttcacctgctcaacatgtgggaaaggattcactacctcCTCCGCCCTGCTGATACACCaccgacttcacactggggagaggccttttaaGTGCCCCATCTGCGTGAAGTGCTTTAAAAGCTCCAATGAATGCATGTCCcatcaacgtattcacactgacgagagaccattcaagtgctttcactgtgggactgggttcaaacaTTCATCTACTCTCaatgtacaccagcgaattcacactggggagagaccgttcattcTACCCAAGTTTGGGAAGGCATTCACTACCTCATCCATCCAGCGgactcaccagcaagttcacaagtaagTACAGTGATTGGATATTGATGTTAATCACTTCCAGAACTAACCTATGTTTTCTTTCTATTGATGGTAATGATCTCCAGCACAGATTTAGGGGTTAGAATTCTGGGTAAAAAACAAATCAATCAGCTTTGTTTGAGTTTTGGATTTCCCCCATCTTCATGTGGGCAGCTGGGAATAGTCCAATTTCAAGGGAACAAAGGAGTGGATgaatttcagcaacagatgagctgaggcaggaatGATGTTAGACAAAgtcactgaggtggaaataggcgcTCTTAGTGATATTTAGTCAGAAGCTCAGCTTGGGGtgaaatatgacaccaagattgtgaacAGTAAGAGAGATGGATGGTGTTGATGgttagggagtggagtttgtagtggggacttaAGACAACGGCTTCGGTCTTCACAATATTTAAATAGAGGGCATTTCTCTTCATTCCGTACTGAATGATGGACAGATCAGGACGGCGTGTGACTTGCAGCAGAACTAGGAGGTGATGGTTTCCACATACACTTGATATtctggtccttctaggtggtggaggttgagggttttCAAGATTCTATCAATGTTCTTGTTGAGTTGGAGatctataagatccctcctctTCATCCTTGCCTCTCCCATCGCCCTCTCTATTTTCAGAGATGTTGGAAGGTTGTCGAAATGTGGGTTGAAACTAGTTTGTCAGGTGGATGAGAACCTGAAGGGTGACCCAAATTGGAAGGGAGTAATGTTGGTCACAGGAAGTGATAATGGGACTACAAGGCAGGAGAAACAAAGCAAAGCATCGACTATGTGTCGATTGCAGAATGGTGCCAAAGAGACAAAGTTAATGGAGCTCTATCTGAATGCACGCAGCAtttggaacaaggtagatgatctGAAGACACAAATAGCAGTAAATGGGTTTGATATAATTCTCAGTACGGAAACATGGCTGCATGGTGAccaagactgggaactgaatattcaggATATTGAAGGTTTGGGAAAGACAGAcaagaagggaaaggaagtggagTTGTGCTGTTAATAGGGGATGGGATCAGTGCAGTAGTAAGAGAAGATCTCAGATCGGAAGAACAGTGTGTGGAATCTGTTTGGTTGGagctaagaaacaacaaagggcagTGGACATTAGAGTTGTAGTGTTGTTTATAGGCCCCCAAGTAGTAATGGTGATGTGGGGCATAGGATTAATCAGGAGATGAGAGAAACATTTAGCTTGGACACTGCTGTGATCAtcggtgacttcaatctgcacatAGACTGGTTAAACCAAATGAGCACTAATGCTTATGGAGACGAGTTTCTGGAGTGTGTTAGGGATGGATTTCTAGAGCAGGTTGCTGAGGAGTCAACTGGAGGACACACTGTTCTAGATCTCTTATGGAATGAAAAAGGGCTAATCAATAATCCAGTTGTAAATGAACCTTtaggaaagagtgatcacagtACATTATGTTTGGTCGTGAGGAAGTTCAATCTGTAGCCAGGGTTTTAAAGTTGAATAATTGTGAAGACATGAGGGGCAAATTGGCAGAGTTGGATTGGGGAAATATATTAAAAGGAATGACTGTGCTTAGGCAATGCATAGTTTTCAATGAAGAATTACAAAGCATACAGCACCGATGCATTTCTACAGGATGGAACCGCCACCCCCCCGAAAAAAAAGAACAGTTCACCATGGCTCACATAGGAAGTAGAGGATTGTGTCAGATGAAAAGAGTTAGATAGTTGACAGAAATAGGTGTAAACTTGAAGATTGGGAGGTTTTTAGAAAAAAGCAAAGGAAGGCCAAGAAACTGATAAGGAAAGGGAGAGTAGAATATGAATGCAATGTagcaaaaaaaaaacatggactgtaaaagtttctatagaggTATAAAAAGGAAGTGTTTGGttaagacaaatgtgggtccattacaagCAGACAATTCAGATtggggaatagagaaatggcagaaaaactaaatgattactttgtgtATGTCTTCACTAAAGAAGGTACAGCAAATCCAGTTGAAGTTGAAGGAAATTATTATAAGATAgttgtattggagaaattaatgggactgaaagctgaAAAAACCCACGGGCTGATGTTCTATATTCCAGAGTGTTCAAAGAGattgtgcggtggcacagtggcacttctgcctcacagcgccaggactcgGGTTCGCTTTcctgcttgcgtcactgtctgtgcggagtttgcacgttccccccgtgtttccatgggtttcctcctgggctccggtttcctcgaacAGCCCGAAAGttctgctggttcggtgcattggctgtgctaaattctccctctgcacCCGAAcatgcactggagtgtggcgactaggggattttcacagtaacttcattgcagtgttaatgtaagcctaattgtgacaataataattaaactttaaactgtagagatagtggatgcaatgCTGATCATCTTCCTAAATCCTGTAGATTCTGGAATGATTCCTGAAGGTTGGAAGGCAGCAAATGTAACCTCCCTATTtaacgagggagggagagagaaaacagggaactacagacctgttaacCTTACGTCAATgagagggaaaatgctggaatctgtcaTAATCATGATCTGATTCAGCCTGggtttatgaatgggaaatcatgcttgaaaaaCTTGTTGAAGATTTTTGAAGATGTTACTATCAGCATTGATAAAGACCAGTCAATTGatgtggactttcaaaaggcttttgacaaagaagGTTGATAAGGAaaataaaatcacatgggatagGTGGTGACACATTgtcttggattgaggattggttaacaggcagaaaacagagagtaggaacaaACGGGTCATTCTCGCCTTGCTGTAGCAAGtgaggtaccacaaggatcagtacttgggacccagctgttcacaatataatatcaatgatttggatgtggaggcagaatgtaatatttccacgttgcggatgatacaaagctaggcagGAATGTGTGTTTTGAAGAAAATGTAAAGCGGCTACAGGAGGATTTGTACAGACTCAGccagtgggcaagaacatggcagatagaatataatgtggaaaaatgtgacatAATCTATTTTGTCAGAAGGAACAACTGTGCAGAGTATTTGCTAAATaataagaaattagaaagtgtggatggacaaagggacctgggtgtccttggccTTAAGTTActgaaggttaacatgcaggtgcagcaagctattaggaaggttGATCTCTTTTTTCAATTAtatagttaaaatttatttattagtgccacaaataggtttgtattaacactgcagtaaagttactgtgaaaatccccgagtcgcccctaacctgcacgtcttttggactgtgggaggaaactggagcatccagaggaaaccgatgcagacacgaggagaacgtgcagactccacatagacagtgaagcaagcccggaattgaacctgggtccctggcattgtgaggtccTAGGTCGTTGGCAGCAGTGCCAACGActatgccactgtaccacccatcaGGAGCTTGGCTAGACCGCACCTGGagcactatgtgcagttttggtctccttacctcacAAAGGGTATTgttgccatggagggagtgcaacaaaggttcagtgggatggtgggactgtattatgaagagagattgggcaaactgggcctgtattctcgagAGTTTTGAAAAATTAGAGTTCATCTCattagttgggtttttacaaaaatcagcagctttcatggtcactttttc contains these protein-coding regions:
- the LOC144481066 gene encoding uncharacterized protein LOC144481066 translates to MEGKSTVHSGEKPYTCSVCGREFSQSSYLSEHKCRHNREKLWKCKDCGKGFKSPSELEIHLRSHTGERPFSCSECGKGFTKLSNLVAHQQSHTEETPFICSDCGKGFTRSSYLLLHRRVHTGEWPYTCSTCGKGFSRLSDRLIHERIHTGERPFTCSTCGKGFTTSSALLIHHRLHTGERPFKCPICVKCFKSSNECMSHQRIHTDERPFKCFHCGTGFKHSSTLNVHQRIHTGERPFILPKFGKAFTTSSIQRTHQQVHKVSEGEDLQSGSSDLSSPQDLLEFLNLL